From Mycobacterium colombiense CECT 3035:
GTGGCGCCTTGCTCACGAAGAACCCTCGCCTTGTCATCGGTGCGCGCCAGGGCCGAGACCAGGTGCCCCGCAGCGATCAACGCGGGCACCGCGTACCCGCCGACCGCTCCGGTTCCACCAGTCACGAATACGCGCACGGGCTACCGTCCTTCTTGGCCGGGCTCAGGTGCCGTGAACACGATGGGTACGTTCAGCGGTCCGCGGACGGCAGGGGTGTCACGCCATTGCACCGGGCCGGCCAAGACGGGTTTGCGGGCAAGAATTTTCGGTATCGCGGTGCTCAGTTCGAGTTGTGCCAGGGCTGCGCCCAGGCAGTAATGCGCCCCATACCCGAACGACAACGGTGCCGGCGCGTCACGGTCGAGCCGAAACCGGCCGGGCTCGTCGAAGACCATGGGATCGCGGTTGGCGGCCGCGATCACCGCCAGAACGCTTTGCCCGGATTGGATTTCGACACCGGCGATCACGTGGTCGGCGGTGGCGGTGCGTGCGGTGGACTGTACGGGACCGTTGAGTCTGAGCAGTTCGGTCACCAAACCGCTATCGGCGGGATCGATGCGGTCGACGATCCGACTCCCTTCGTCGGCGGGCGTGAGCATCGTAACGAGTCCGGCGCCAAGCATATTGGCAGTCGTCTCGTGGCCCGCGACGGCGATGAGTATCGCCGTCATGACGACCTCTTCCAGTAACAACTCTGAGTCAGCGGCGATGAAGCTGAGCAAGTCGTCTTGGGGGTGGGCTCGCCGGTCCGCGGCGAGGGGGAGGAATTCGGCCGTCAGTGCGACCGATGCGGCCGCGCCGGCGGCGACTTCCTGAGGGTCGGCCAGTGTGCCCAGCATGCGGATGATCACCGGCGACAGCTCACGCAGCAGCTGCGCGCTGCCCGGCTCGAGGTTGAGCCATTCGCCGATCACCGCGACCGGTAACGGCAGCGCGACCTCTGCCATGAAGTCGAACGGGGTGCCTACCGGCTGCTCGTCGACGAGAGCCGCGGCGAGCGCTTCGACGCCGGCGCTGAGGTTGGTGACGAATGATCGGGTGAATACGTCGCGAACGGACGCACGCAGCCGTTGATGATCGGGACCGTCGGCGAAAAGCATGGACTTCTTGACGAAGTCCTGGCTGACGAGATCGATGGCGGCCCGCGCCAGCGGGTTGGCCAGCGGGTCGCTGGTCCATCCGGTTCCCGCCAGCACTTCCCGGACCGCGTCGTAGCTTAGGGCTAGCCACGCTTGGGCGGTGTCGTCCCAGACGACGTCGCCTTCGTCGCGCCGCGCCTCATAGAACTCGTACGGGTTGGCCGCGTCCCAGGGCAGACGGGCACTCGTAACGTCAGCGGTCGTCATGGCAGTCCGTCCCGAACGGCAGGCCGCGCTCGCGGACCCACGCAATGTGTTGGCGGCCAAGGTCGGTGATCGCAGGCGCCAGGCCGTCCATGTCTTCGACCATGGCCCGGGCATGAATGGTGGCCCTGAGCCCGGAAAAGACGGC
This genomic window contains:
- a CDS encoding cytochrome P450, which gives rise to MTTADVTSARLPWDAANPYEFYEARRDEGDVVWDDTAQAWLALSYDAVREVLAGTGWTSDPLANPLARAAIDLVSQDFVKKSMLFADGPDHQRLRASVRDVFTRSFVTNLSAGVEALAAALVDEQPVGTPFDFMAEVALPLPVAVIGEWLNLEPGSAQLLRELSPVIIRMLGTLADPQEVAAGAAASVALTAEFLPLAADRRAHPQDDLLSFIAADSELLLEEVVMTAILIAVAGHETTANMLGAGLVTMLTPADEGSRIVDRIDPADSGLVTELLRLNGPVQSTARTATADHVIAGVEIQSGQSVLAVIAAANRDPMVFDEPGRFRLDRDAPAPLSFGYGAHYCLGAALAQLELSTAIPKILARKPVLAGPVQWRDTPAVRGPLNVPIVFTAPEPGQEGR